A genomic window from Sphingobacterium spiritivorum includes:
- a CDS encoding DNA polymerase III subunit gamma/tau has product MDNFIVSARKYRPVTFDSVVGQQHITGTLKNAIHNNQLAQAFLFCGPRGVGKTTCARILAKTINCEHITSEVEACGVCDSCKSFQNGNSFSIHELDAASNNSVDDIRNLIDQVRIPPQSGKYKIYIIDEVHMLSQQAFNAFLKTLEEPPSYAIFILATTEKHKILPTILSRCQIFDFNRIRVEDMAQHLAGIAEKEAVTYDLDGLHIIAQKADGGLRDALSMFDQIVSFSNKQISYQSVIDNLNILDYDYYFKLTDAILQEEAAESLLIFDQVLNRGFDGNHFIGGLSSHLRNLLVTKEPATLKLLDVSDTIKKRYLEQSQKVSSGLLLSALNISNQCEINYKTSKNQRLQVELALLKMCHIATAIQMSQNGVLSGSAEVKKKRLDSTVTAPVSEPVSTTVTAVTPVSAPAPAEVKAAAAPSKPVESHPPKLADSGKKGWGAVKVGVSIPNLNTIFEEKQVEENEGPSLVKGEAYREVTLNEFLQKWNEFAERLKAENKINLYTLMTSAPPKLQSGNLIEVEVENAIQMDVLTSAKIDMLNFLRVELQNFSLDVKGVMIEHQVSRKPYTSQEKYQAMVAKNPNLETLRQTFNLGLS; this is encoded by the coding sequence ATGGATAATTTTATTGTTTCTGCTCGGAAATATCGCCCGGTCACCTTTGATTCGGTAGTCGGTCAGCAACACATCACAGGTACCTTAAAGAATGCTATTCACAACAATCAGTTGGCTCAGGCATTTTTGTTTTGTGGTCCCCGGGGTGTAGGAAAGACGACTTGTGCACGTATTTTGGCAAAGACAATAAACTGTGAGCATATTACCAGTGAAGTAGAAGCCTGTGGTGTATGTGATAGCTGTAAATCTTTCCAGAACGGAAATTCTTTCAGTATCCATGAGTTGGATGCCGCATCCAACAATTCAGTAGATGATATCCGTAATCTGATTGATCAGGTTCGTATCCCGCCTCAGTCCGGAAAATATAAAATCTACATTATTGATGAGGTGCACATGTTATCTCAACAGGCATTCAATGCTTTTCTGAAAACATTGGAAGAACCACCTTCTTATGCAATTTTTATCCTTGCAACTACTGAGAAGCATAAGATTCTTCCGACTATCTTGTCCCGGTGTCAGATTTTTGATTTCAACAGGATTCGTGTAGAAGATATGGCGCAGCATCTGGCAGGGATTGCCGAGAAAGAAGCTGTGACGTATGATCTGGATGGTCTTCATATTATTGCCCAAAAGGCTGATGGGGGACTTAGAGATGCACTTTCTATGTTTGATCAGATCGTAAGTTTTTCGAATAAGCAGATTTCTTACCAATCTGTAATCGATAATCTGAATATATTAGACTACGATTATTATTTCAAGCTGACTGATGCTATCCTGCAGGAAGAAGCTGCGGAGTCTTTGCTTATTTTTGATCAGGTACTCAACAGAGGATTTGACGGTAATCACTTTATCGGCGGACTATCCTCGCATCTGCGTAATCTGCTGGTCACAAAGGAACCGGCTACATTAAAACTACTGGATGTAAGTGATACTATTAAGAAACGGTATCTTGAGCAGTCGCAGAAAGTTTCATCTGGACTATTGTTATCTGCATTGAATATCTCCAATCAGTGTGAGATAAATTATAAAACCAGTAAGAATCAACGTCTGCAGGTCGAACTGGCTCTGCTCAAAATGTGCCATATAGCGACTGCTATTCAAATGAGCCAAAACGGTGTGCTTTCAGGATCTGCTGAAGTAAAAAAAAAACGACTTGATTCAACGGTAACTGCTCCGGTTTCAGAACCGGTAAGCACAACTGTTACTGCTGTCACTCCAGTATCTGCACCTGCTCCTGCAGAAGTGAAAGCTGCTGCGGCACCTTCCAAACCGGTAGAAAGCCACCCTCCAAAACTTGCGGATTCCGGAAAAAAAGGATGGGGAGCTGTTAAAGTCGGAGTGTCGATCCCTAATCTGAATACTATTTTTGAAGAAAAACAAGTAGAAGAAAATGAAGGCCCTTCTTTGGTTAAAGGTGAAGCATACAGGGAAGTTACCTTAAATGAGTTTCTACAAAAATGGAATGAATTTGCAGAACGTTTAAAGGCAGAAAATAAAATCAACCTGTATACGCTAATGACATCGGCACCTCCAAAGCTTCAATCCGGTAATCTGATCGAAGTAGAAGTGGAGAATGCAATCCAGATGGATGTGCTGACTTCAGCTAAAATCGATATGCTTAATTTTTTACGGGTGGAGCTGCAGAATTTTTCACTCGATGTAAAAGGAGTTATGATTGAGCATCAGGTGTCCCGTAAACCTTACACTTCACAGGAAAAATACCAGGCTATGGTTGCCAAAAACCCGAATCTGGAAACACTGCGTCAAACGTTTAATCTCGGATTGAGTTAG
- a CDS encoding universal stress protein, with protein sequence MNKPLLVPVDFSENAQTAVSYAAQIADISKRDVHVIHIMTEHTNRFANATWNKDLMEPLIKEALAQLDTFLLPVKARYPDIVFTTAIRDGVLTDQLLDEAKGEKYAAIVMGTKGSSGLDSVFIGSNTYDVIKTTETPVLIVPKHSEALQLNNIALLCNFKDGELEVLKQAVSLFGNKFHLQLIHINRTDEDVETVDQKLRLWIDRIIQETQIDDISYIVKSPAYFYRNKETIAHAIQQILIDESVDLLLVTKGRKNFFRYIFSENIAKELAFQSKIPNLFARI encoded by the coding sequence ATGAATAAACCACTTTTAGTCCCTGTAGATTTTTCAGAAAATGCGCAGACAGCAGTTTCTTATGCAGCTCAGATAGCGGATATATCCAAACGTGATGTACATGTGATACACATCATGACAGAACACACAAACAGATTTGCGAATGCCACATGGAACAAGGATCTTATGGAACCGCTTATCAAGGAAGCATTAGCACAGCTTGATACATTTCTGCTGCCTGTAAAAGCCAGATATCCGGATATTGTATTCACGACAGCTATTCGTGACGGTGTGCTGACAGATCAGTTACTGGATGAAGCCAAAGGAGAAAAATACGCCGCAATAGTAATGGGTACAAAAGGTTCCTCCGGATTAGACTCTGTATTCATCGGAAGTAATACTTATGATGTAATCAAAACCACTGAAACACCGGTGTTGATCGTACCAAAACATAGTGAAGCATTACAACTCAATAATATTGCTCTTCTCTGTAATTTCAAAGACGGAGAGCTGGAAGTGTTAAAACAAGCAGTGAGTCTGTTTGGAAATAAGTTTCATCTGCAGCTTATACATATTAATCGTACCGACGAAGATGTAGAGACTGTAGATCAGAAATTGAGATTGTGGATCGACAGAATTATTCAGGAAACACAGATTGATGATATCTCTTATATCGTAAAATCACCGGCATACTTTTACAGAAATAAAGAAACTATTGCTCACGCAATCCAGCAGATTCTGATTGACGAATCAGTAGATCTGCTGTTAGTAACCAAAGGAAGAAAGAACTTTTTCCGGTATATTTTTTCTGAAAACATTGCCAAAGAGCTCGCATTCCAAAGTAAAATCCCCAATCTTTTTGCCCGAATCTGA
- a CDS encoding OmpA family protein: MKINYKKAAMFAAAGLLTTASFAQEHNTKTIEGTTPFGSTSQYRTWSIGVNAGVLNQGNIFGFNRKGYDDLDHNVGYSAYIKKQISPSFGLKAQYMGGKVGGAYKDGSQSFETKTPWSAALSGEFTLANTNFRFFNSIIKPYFAIGLGALNFEPTTTVGGTATTQDSQTKLFVPADFGLKFAIAKGVNLDLGYQLNWANQDFDGGTAGTYKNDLFSYAHAGLEFSLGSPSKPALSNSNPVATLVNDYTAKYDQLKAEREALVAANNALKSQVDQLNSDLKDDDGDGVANKYDKCPNTPSGTKVDGSGCPLPVAETKVVEKIVVTEEDRKVVDEAIKNLEFDLGKSTIRSTSYPSLDRVASLLIEKNFSLKLAGHTDNTGSMKTNLRLSKERAEAVKAYLSGKGANPSRIEATGYGPNQPIASNATAEGRQQNRRVEFTLY, translated from the coding sequence ATGAAAATTAATTACAAAAAAGCAGCAATGTTCGCTGCAGCAGGATTGTTAACTACAGCATCATTCGCTCAGGAACACAACACAAAGACTATTGAAGGTACTACCCCGTTTGGTTCTACGTCTCAATACCGCACATGGTCTATTGGTGTGAATGCTGGTGTCCTTAACCAAGGTAACATCTTTGGTTTCAACCGTAAAGGATATGATGATTTAGATCATAACGTAGGATACAGCGCTTACATCAAGAAACAAATCTCCCCTTCTTTCGGTTTGAAAGCACAATACATGGGAGGAAAAGTAGGTGGTGCGTACAAAGATGGTTCGCAGTCATTTGAGACAAAAACTCCTTGGTCAGCAGCTTTATCCGGAGAGTTTACGTTAGCTAACACAAACTTCAGATTTTTCAACAGCATCATTAAACCTTATTTTGCAATCGGTTTAGGGGCATTGAATTTTGAACCAACTACAACTGTAGGCGGAACAGCAACTACTCAGGATTCACAAACTAAACTTTTTGTTCCTGCAGATTTCGGATTGAAATTCGCAATTGCTAAAGGTGTGAACCTGGATTTAGGTTACCAATTAAACTGGGCTAATCAGGATTTCGATGGCGGAACAGCAGGTACTTATAAAAATGATCTGTTCTCTTATGCTCACGCAGGTTTAGAGTTCTCATTGGGCAGCCCTTCAAAACCAGCATTAAGCAACAGTAACCCTGTAGCAACACTGGTAAATGACTATACTGCTAAATACGACCAGCTGAAAGCAGAACGTGAAGCATTAGTAGCAGCTAACAATGCACTTAAATCTCAGGTAGATCAGTTAAATTCAGATCTTAAAGATGATGATGGTGATGGTGTAGCTAACAAATATGACAAATGTCCTAATACACCTTCAGGAACTAAAGTAGACGGATCAGGATGTCCGCTTCCGGTTGCTGAAACTAAAGTAGTAGAGAAAATTGTAGTTACAGAAGAAGATAGAAAAGTGGTAGACGAAGCGATCAAAAATCTTGAATTCGATCTTGGTAAATCGACTATCCGTTCTACTTCATACCCAAGTCTTGACCGTGTAGCTTCTTTATTAATCGAGAAAAACTTCAGCCTGAAATTAGCTGGTCACACAGATAACACAGGTTCTATGAAAACCAATCTTAGATTATCTAAAGAACGTGCAGAAGCTGTGAAAGCATACTTATCAGGTAAAGGTGCTAACCCTTCACGTATCGAAGCAACAGGTTACGGTCCAAACCAACCAATCGCTTCTAATGCGACAGCAGAAGGCCGTCAGCAAAACCGTCGTGTAGAGTTCACATTATATTAG
- a CDS encoding MIP family channel protein yields MEIKTSTKFVAELIGTFGLVLFGCGAAAVAGASTIAGLSGLGLLGIAFAFGLSVVVFAYAIGGISGCHINPAVTIGVLVAGKISAKDAVVYIIAQLIGALLGAFVLQQILSGQLAGFSAGEWAYGSNGWGKGYQNEYGTTAAFLTEAVLTFLFLFVILATTSKVGNSTMAGLAIGLTLVLIHLVAIPITGTSVNPARSFGPAILAGGAALQQLWLFILAPATGAIVAAVVWRALYSEPK; encoded by the coding sequence ATGGAAATTAAAACCTCAACAAAATTTGTAGCCGAATTAATCGGTACATTCGGCTTAGTGCTATTTGGATGTGGGGCTGCAGCAGTAGCAGGCGCCAGCACCATAGCGGGATTGTCAGGACTGGGACTTTTGGGTATTGCATTTGCATTTGGTCTTTCAGTAGTCGTATTTGCATATGCAATCGGGGGAATCAGCGGCTGTCATATTAATCCGGCTGTCACAATAGGTGTATTAGTGGCGGGTAAGATTTCTGCGAAAGATGCCGTAGTCTATATCATTGCTCAGCTGATAGGAGCATTATTAGGCGCATTTGTCCTGCAGCAGATCTTAAGCGGACAGTTAGCCGGATTCTCTGCCGGAGAATGGGCTTATGGTTCTAACGGATGGGGGAAAGGCTATCAGAATGAGTATGGAACAACAGCGGCTTTTCTAACAGAAGCTGTATTGACCTTTTTATTCTTATTCGTTATTCTGGCCACAACCTCTAAAGTTGGAAACAGTACGATGGCCGGACTGGCAATAGGTCTTACTCTGGTCTTAATTCATTTGGTGGCTATTCCGATCACCGGTACATCAGTGAATCCTGCGAGAAGTTTCGGGCCTGCTATTTTAGCCGGTGGAGCAGCCTTACAGCAACTCTGGTTATTTATTCTGGCACCTGCTACAGGTGCAATAGTTGCAGCTGTGGTATGGAGAGCATTATATAGCGAACCTAAATAA
- a CDS encoding DEAD/DEAH box helicase translates to MNPFLELGIRHEVVNAISELGFEKPSPIQEKAIPVLLTGNDDFVGLAQTGTGKTAAFGLPLLEQLDFSQKHPQALVLCPTRELCLQIAKDLEKFAKYIDDVHVVAVYGGANISDQLRQIRRGVQIVVATPGRMLDIIGRNAIDFSNVKYVVLDEADEMLNMGFQEDINNILSETPEEKKTWLFSATMPREVRRIAQNYMTDPVELTVGTKNTGNANIEHHYYLIRAKDKYAAFKRIVDSNPEIFGIVFCRTKIETQEIAEALIKDGYNADSLHGDLSQQQRDKVMKRYRDRSLQLLIATDVAARGIDVNDVTHVINFSLPDEVENYTHRSGRTARAGKTGISLSLVNVKELSKIRHIEKIIGKPFERKQVPQGAEVCEKQLFSIVSKIENVEVNDDQITPFLPTIMENLEALSKEDIIKRFASLEFNRFLDYYKNAPDLNIEARDNERGERGDRREDRSRGGSKGYTRLFMNLGSVDEFTRGDMLGFICNNAKISGKSIGKIDLKGVFTFFEVQDEEVEKVFSGFQNVDFNGRNVRIEVSGEGRSESRGGGRSRGGDRGGRREGGYRGGERRSGGERRDRRDGGNGGGFRDFSGKRKESKSKY, encoded by the coding sequence ATGAACCCATTTTTAGAACTGGGAATCCGTCATGAAGTTGTTAATGCCATCTCTGAGTTAGGTTTCGAAAAACCTTCTCCTATTCAGGAAAAAGCCATTCCTGTTTTACTGACTGGTAACGACGATTTTGTCGGATTAGCCCAAACTGGCACAGGAAAGACCGCGGCATTTGGTCTTCCATTATTAGAACAATTAGACTTTTCTCAAAAACATCCTCAAGCGTTGGTATTATGTCCAACTCGTGAACTTTGTTTGCAAATTGCGAAAGATTTAGAAAAATTTGCGAAATACATCGATGATGTACATGTAGTAGCGGTATACGGAGGTGCAAATATCTCTGACCAACTACGTCAGATCCGTCGTGGTGTACAAATCGTAGTAGCGACTCCTGGTCGTATGCTTGATATCATTGGCCGTAATGCCATTGATTTCTCCAATGTAAAATATGTTGTATTAGATGAAGCGGATGAAATGCTTAACATGGGCTTTCAGGAAGACATCAACAATATATTGTCAGAAACTCCGGAAGAGAAAAAAACCTGGTTGTTTTCTGCAACAATGCCTAGAGAGGTACGTCGTATAGCTCAGAATTATATGACAGATCCTGTGGAATTGACTGTTGGCACCAAAAATACTGGTAATGCCAATATTGAGCACCACTATTACCTGATAAGAGCAAAAGATAAGTATGCTGCATTCAAACGTATCGTTGATTCCAACCCTGAAATCTTCGGTATTGTATTCTGCCGTACTAAGATCGAAACGCAAGAAATTGCTGAAGCCTTGATCAAAGATGGTTATAATGCAGATTCGTTGCATGGTGACCTTTCACAACAACAACGTGATAAAGTCATGAAACGTTACCGTGACCGTAGTTTACAATTGTTGATCGCAACAGACGTAGCTGCACGTGGTATTGACGTAAATGACGTAACACACGTAATCAACTTCTCCTTACCGGATGAAGTGGAGAATTATACACACCGTTCAGGCCGTACAGCCCGTGCAGGTAAAACTGGTATCTCCCTTTCATTGGTAAATGTGAAAGAATTAAGCAAAATTCGTCACATTGAGAAAATCATTGGTAAACCTTTCGAAAGAAAGCAGGTACCTCAAGGTGCAGAAGTTTGTGAAAAACAATTGTTCTCCATCGTAAGCAAAATTGAAAATGTAGAAGTCAATGATGATCAGATCACTCCTTTCCTTCCGACTATTATGGAAAACCTGGAGGCACTATCAAAAGAAGACATCATCAAAAGATTTGCATCATTAGAATTCAACAGATTCCTGGATTATTATAAAAATGCTCCGGATCTAAACATAGAAGCACGTGACAACGAACGCGGTGAACGCGGAGACAGACGTGAAGATCGCTCACGCGGTGGTTCTAAAGGATATACACGCCTTTTCATGAACTTAGGTTCAGTAGACGAATTCACGCGTGGAGACATGTTAGGATTTATCTGTAACAACGCTAAGATCTCCGGTAAATCTATCGGTAAAATAGATCTTAAAGGTGTGTTCACTTTCTTTGAAGTACAGGACGAAGAAGTAGAGAAAGTATTCTCCGGATTCCAGAATGTAGATTTCAACGGACGTAATGTACGCATCGAAGTTTCAGGCGAAGGCAGAAGCGAAAGCCGTGGCGGCGGAAGAAGTCGTGGTGGAGACCGCGGTGGAAGACGTGAAGGCGGATATCGTGGTGGCGAGCGCAGAAGCGGTGGTGAAAGACGTGATCGTCGTGATGGAGGAAATGGCGGTGGCTTCCGTGATTTTTCCGGAAAACGCAAAGAATCCAAAAGCAAATATTAA
- a CDS encoding OmpA family protein, protein MKLNLKSAAVFTIAGLLTSTSFAQSTATVEGTTPFGSSSEYRTWSFGVNAGVLNLSNVFGVNRRGYNSLENNIGYSAYIKKQISPSFGLKAQYLGGKVAGKTEDGSRSYETKTPWSAALSGEFTLANTNFRFLNSIIKPYFALGIGALNFEPTTKAGNTETTHDSKTKLFVPADFGFKFAISKGVNLDLGYQLNWANQDFDGARVGTIKHDLFSYAHAGVEFALGNSSKPALSNSNPVATLVNDYTAKYDQLKAEREALVAANNALKSQVDQLNADLKDDDGDGVANKYDKCPNTPSGTKVDGAGCPLPVAETKVVEKIVVTEADKKVVDEAIKDLEFDLGKSTIRPTSYPSLDRVASLLIEKNFSLKLAGHTDNTGSMQTNLRLSKERAEAVKAYLTSKGANPSRIEATGYGPNQPIATNATAEGRQQNRRVEFTLY, encoded by the coding sequence ATGAAATTAAATTTAAAATCAGCAGCAGTATTCACTATTGCCGGATTATTAACAAGTACTTCATTTGCACAGAGCACAGCTACTGTTGAAGGAACCACACCATTCGGATCATCATCTGAATACCGTACATGGTCTTTTGGTGTTAATGCAGGTGTATTAAATCTGAGCAATGTGTTCGGCGTAAATCGCAGAGGATACAATTCACTGGAAAACAACATTGGATACAGTGCTTATATCAAAAAACAAATTTCACCTTCTTTTGGATTAAAAGCACAGTACTTAGGTGGAAAAGTTGCCGGAAAAACGGAAGACGGATCCCGTTCTTATGAAACCAAGACTCCCTGGTCAGCAGCATTATCAGGAGAATTCACCCTTGCCAATACTAACTTCAGATTTTTAAACAGTATTATTAAACCTTATTTTGCGTTAGGTATAGGTGCGTTGAATTTTGAACCTACTACAAAAGCAGGAAACACTGAAACTACGCATGATTCCAAAACAAAACTATTTGTTCCTGCAGATTTCGGGTTTAAATTCGCTATTTCTAAAGGTGTTAACCTGGATCTGGGTTACCAACTAAACTGGGCTAACCAGGATTTCGATGGTGCACGTGTAGGAACAATCAAACATGACCTGTTCTCTTACGCACATGCAGGTGTTGAATTTGCATTAGGAAATTCTTCAAAACCAGCATTGAGCAACAGTAACCCTGTAGCTACCTTAGTAAATGACTACACAGCCAAATACGATCAGTTGAAAGCTGAACGTGAAGCCTTAGTAGCTGCTAATAATGCACTTAAATCCCAGGTTGACCAGTTAAATGCTGATCTGAAAGATGATGACGGTGATGGCGTAGCTAATAAATACGACAAATGTCCTAATACACCTTCAGGAACTAAAGTAGACGGAGCAGGATGTCCTCTTCCGGTTGCTGAAACTAAAGTGGTAGAAAAAATCGTGGTTACTGAAGCAGATAAGAAAGTAGTCGATGAAGCCATTAAAGATCTGGAATTTGATTTAGGTAAATCTACTATTCGTCCTACTTCTTACCCAAGCCTTGACCGTGTAGCTTCCTTATTAATCGAGAAAAACTTCAGTCTGAAATTAGCTGGTCACACAGATAATACAGGATCTATGCAAACAAACCTTAGATTATCTAAAGAGCGTGCAGAAGCTGTAAAAGCATACTTAACAAGCAAAGGTGCTAACCCTTCACGTATCGAAGCAACAGGTTATGGTCCAAACCAACCTATCGCTACCAACGCTACAGCAGAGGGTCGTCAGCAAAACCGTCGTGTAGAATTTACATTATATTAA
- the rlmB gene encoding 23S rRNA (guanosine(2251)-2'-O)-methyltransferase RlmB, translating to MQNFQRHDRNEKRESNQMVFGIRAVIEAIDSGKEIESLFVQRGLGGSLFLELKALIKEHEIGFQQVPIEKLNRITRKNHQGVIAVISPITYQKIEDLIPEIYEKGETPLILMLDGVTDVRNLGAIARTAECSGVHAIIVPKKGSAEINPDAIKTSAGALYKIPVCRHDNLGKVGKFLIDSGIQLVVSTEKTEESIYSVDYTAPTCIIMGAEDVGVSDDLIRISDHLAKIPMFGEIGSLNVSVSAGVVLYEAIRQRQITK from the coding sequence ATGCAAAATTTTCAAAGACACGACAGAAATGAAAAACGGGAATCCAATCAAATGGTTTTCGGTATTCGTGCAGTTATAGAAGCCATTGATAGCGGCAAAGAGATCGAGTCTTTGTTTGTGCAGCGGGGTTTAGGTGGAAGTTTATTTTTAGAATTGAAAGCTCTGATCAAGGAACATGAGATTGGTTTCCAACAGGTGCCGATTGAAAAACTGAATCGTATCACCCGTAAAAATCATCAGGGTGTAATCGCTGTTATTTCACCGATCACTTACCAAAAAATAGAAGACCTTATCCCCGAAATATATGAAAAGGGAGAGACTCCGCTTATATTGATGTTGGATGGAGTAACGGATGTACGCAATCTGGGTGCTATTGCGCGGACTGCAGAGTGTTCAGGAGTACATGCGATCATCGTGCCCAAAAAAGGATCTGCAGAGATCAATCCGGATGCTATCAAGACTTCAGCAGGTGCTTTATACAAAATTCCGGTCTGTCGTCATGATAACCTTGGGAAAGTTGGTAAGTTTTTGATTGACTCCGGTATACAATTGGTTGTCAGTACTGAAAAAACAGAAGAAAGTATCTATAGTGTGGATTATACTGCTCCGACATGTATTATTATGGGAGCCGAAGACGTAGGTGTCTCTGACGATCTGATACGTATTTCAGATCATTTGGCGAAGATTCCGATGTTTGGTGAGATAGGATCATTAAATGTGTCTGTATCTGCAGGTGTAGTTCTGTATGAAGCTATTCGTCAGCGTCAGATAACGAAATAA
- a CDS encoding DinB family protein, with amino-acid sequence MNLNDQVTKNIVHIFEQFNHSLLTTDANQINTTPFEDSWTIGQTADHIIICSSGIPDEHTQVSERPFDQYVSVLKEMFLNMELKFKADPSLLPRKNSYTKDELLEQMEINKSNLLKNIESTDLTLICTDMAFPQVDYLTRYEWLSFIGFHTQRHLIQIENIKDKLTN; translated from the coding sequence ATGAACTTAAATGATCAGGTTACCAAAAATATCGTTCATATTTTTGAACAATTCAACCACTCGCTGCTGACAACAGATGCGAATCAGATAAACACCACTCCTTTTGAAGACAGCTGGACTATAGGACAGACGGCAGACCATATCATTATATGTAGCAGCGGTATCCCGGATGAACATACTCAGGTATCGGAACGACCATTTGATCAGTATGTATCTGTATTAAAAGAGATGTTTCTGAATATGGAACTCAAATTTAAAGCAGACCCTTCTCTTCTTCCCCGTAAAAACAGCTATACTAAAGACGAACTTTTAGAGCAAATGGAGATCAATAAATCAAACTTATTGAAAAACATAGAGTCTACGGACCTCACTTTAATATGTACGGATATGGCATTCCCGCAGGTGGATTATTTAACACGCTATGAGTGGCTCAGTTTTATAGGCTTTCACACGCAAAGACATCTTATACAGATCGAAAACATAAAAGACAAACTCACTAATTAG
- a CDS encoding class I SAM-dependent methyltransferase — MYRLDVINKIIQKHNAKTYLEIGVQTGAVISKVNCNRKIGVDPEFLFRRSMKAKRLLGIYKFETYEMPSDQFFETKAQNVLKHGVDVVLVDGLHTYQQAKKDVENSLNYLNEGGVIIMHDCNPLNAAAGYAIREHFSEVTDKVKNWDLPGWQGQWNGDVWKTVADLTVTRPDLNVFTLDMDYGLGIVTRGKQEVSHSFTITDIEKGDFDFFDQNREQLINLKNPKYFFDFFNL; from the coding sequence ATGTATAGACTTGATGTAATCAACAAGATCATTCAAAAACATAATGCAAAGACATATTTAGAAATTGGCGTACAGACCGGAGCCGTTATATCAAAGGTAAACTGTAACCGTAAAATTGGTGTTGATCCTGAGTTTCTATTTCGAAGATCAATGAAAGCCAAACGTTTATTGGGTATTTATAAATTTGAAACATATGAAATGCCGAGTGATCAGTTCTTTGAAACTAAAGCTCAGAACGTATTAAAACATGGTGTAGATGTCGTTCTGGTAGACGGTCTGCATACCTATCAGCAGGCAAAAAAGGACGTGGAGAATAGCCTTAACTATCTGAATGAAGGTGGCGTCATCATCATGCACGATTGTAATCCGCTCAATGCTGCTGCAGGATATGCTATCCGTGAGCACTTTAGTGAAGTGACAGATAAGGTCAAAAACTGGGATTTGCCGGGCTGGCAGGGACAATGGAACGGAGATGTATGGAAGACAGTAGCCGATCTGACCGTGACGCGACCTGATCTGAATGTATTCACATTAGATATGGATTACGGATTGGGGATTGTAACAAGAGGTAAACAGGAAGTTTCACATTCCTTTACTATCACAGATATTGAGAAGGGAGATTTTGATTTCTTTGATCAAAACAGAGAACAGCTGATCAACTTGAAAAATCCAAAATACTTTTTTGATTTTTTTAATCTGTAA